CCACGGTTATCCACGGGAGATTCTCCAGTGGCTTCGCAGAGACAAGCCGTTGCCGGTCTGAAGACTCCCCAGAATAGGCCACCTGAGCGCCGACCAACGTGGAGATATCTTGCCCAAGCAAACCGTCAAATGAGGTCGGCTGAAGCCTCTTTGATGGGTCCGAGTGCGCAAGCACTCTGCCTTTGGAATCCACCACGGAAAGGGCACTTCCGCCGCTTTCCCCAATTCCTGATAGCCGTGAGCCCGCCACGATTTCAACGCGCTTCTGAATTTGCTCAAGGGAAAGAGAAGCCTCCATGAAGCCGGTTATAAGCTCGGCCTTCGGATCCGGCTTGAGCGGCGCATATAGCGGCACTCTCAAGTTCCCGCCTGCATCAAGTGCTGGCTCACCAATCAAGAATCCAGCATTTTGCGTTGCGTCCTTCACTCGGTCTTCAAGACCATTTGCGGGTGCCTGAGCCCCTTGAGTGATGGTGGCGATGTAGTCGCCTTCCGGCCCATATATCGTCACACGGTCAACAAAACTTTCACCTTCCACTAGCCGAAGGGCGAGTTCGATGCGCTGGTCCTCTGAGAGCTCGGTACCTGTCAGAACGCTGGAAATGGTGGCCATGGTGACCTTGGAGCGTTCGAGCGCGCCATCCATATTGCCTGCGATATCCTCAGCGATTGCCAGGCGAAACTCACGGCTCTGAGTCTTTAGCGTCGACTCATTGACGTCGATCAGACCAAAGCCGACCACCAGCGTTGGAATCACTGCACCCAGCGTCCCAAAGAGGGAGAGCTTTACCCAGAGTGGAAATTTTACACGTTCACTCATGGTGCTTCAGGCTCCTCGCGCTCCAAGATGTGGAACTCGACGCGTCTGTTTAGCTCTCGTCCTTTCGACGTATCGTTCGTGTCCACGGGGTGAGATTCACCAAATCCGCGTGCACTCAGACGCCCGGCATCAATCCCCTCTTCGATGAGGAATTTCATAACCGATTGTGCCCGCCGCTCGGACAAATCGAGGTTCATCGCGTCGTCTCCTCTGGAATCCGTATGACCACTCACGCGGATTTTCTTGAGTCCAGGTTGGGTTCTGAGCACAGCCGCCATCTGCCGAAGAATCGGGAAACTCCTTGGCTGGATGCGGTCGGAAGCCGTATCGAAATACACACGCTCTCCAATCTCCAGCCTCGACCCTTTGAGACGGATCTTCGAAGGCCCATCATCGGGACAGCCCTTAAACTCAGGCACACCAGGCACGAGTGGACATTCGTCCTCAACGTCCGAAATGCCATCTTTATCGTTGTCGAGGTCTGGACAACCGTCCTCGTCCTCAAAGCCGTCAAAATCCTCGGGCTGATCGACGCAAGCGTCCAAATGGTCTTCAATACCATCTTGGTCAGTATCCTTGGCCGGACATCCCTTTAGCTCAAGGATACCAGCAACCATTGGACACTCGTCATCTTCATCCAAGACGCCGTCTTGGTCGTTGTCCAAATCCGGACAGCCGTCTTCATCTTCAAACCCGTCTTTGTCCTCAGCGAGGTCTGGACAAAGATCGTCTGCATCAAGGAGGCCATCTTGGTCGTTATCGGGATCGGGACAGCCATCTTCATCCTCAAAGCCATCAAAGTCTTCGGGACCTTCGGGACAACGATCGAGCGACCGAATCACCCCGTCATTATCGGCGTCCTGAGCTGGCGGCGCATAGGCCAAGCCGCCAAGCACTCTTAGTGCCGGCGAGCCAACGCCCGAGGTGACTCCAACACCACCCGCGGCTTGAATCTTGAGTCCGTCCACCAACATGTAAGAAAGACCGGCTTGAAGCTCCGTACTCAATGCGGAACCTCGTTCACGCTCAATATCCACGCCACCGAAACCGTTTCCAATGACGCTCAGTCCAGGCAAAGCCTCCCATTCGGCACCTAGAGCCCAGAGAAACTGTTGCCCGCCCTCGTAGGTGACGGTCTCGAGCTGCTCGCGAAAGTCCCAGCCGACATTGGCCGAAACCTTGACAGAATCACCACGATAACCTGCAAGGAGCATTGGCTGAACGCGCAAGGCGCTCTGCCTAAACTCCACAAACGCGGGCAAGAACACGCGTGTTTCAAGAGCGATTCCAAACGAATCTGTGGCGAGTACGGTGGCCTTTATACCGGCTCGAGCTTCAGAAAACCCTGCAGTCTCCACGTCTTCCGAAATATCCTCGCCAATTCCAATCTCGGGAACAGCGTCCGATGTTTGCGAAACCATAAGGGGGACACCCACCGAAAAGGTTAAGATATCAAAGAGACCGAAAGAGAGGCCGGCATCGAGCGTGAGAGCTTGATCCACCAATGCGATCTCCAGCGAATCCTCGCCACGAAACCCGTCCTCAGTGTTCACAACGAGCGGTTTTTCAACCCAATGAACGAGGACGAAGCTGGACACCCCAAGGTGATCCAAAGCAAAAGGATGTTCGGTAGCTAGAGTTCCCGAAGCCGGGTCACGAGGATGAAAATGCTCGGCCGGAATTCGGTCTTCAGCCCAGACGCTCCCAGAGAATAAGAATCCAGCCACGCACACGAGTGCTGCGCGATGAAAAACACTCATAAATTCCGCCAAAAATGGGTCTCAACGTCGCCGCCGAACCAAAACAAGAGATAGGAAAGCCCATAGCATGAGTGAGGCATTTCCAAAACCTAGAGTCGAACAAGCACCTCCAGAGGCCTCGCCGCCGAACCCTACATAAGTTGGCTCAGGCTCCGGTTCTGGCTCGGGCTCCGGTTCTGGCTCAGGCTCGGGCTCCGGTTCTGGCTCAGGCTCCGGTTCTGGCTCAGGCTCGGGGTCTTCGCCGTAGCAACGCGTATTGTACGTCTCCTCGTCTTCAATCACTTCTATCGCAATGCCCACCTTCTCACTCGAGTGGACATACGAACGCGTAGTCATCACAGCCCTCAGGCTAGGCTCCGAGTTTTGTGCTCCCCAGGTGCGTGTGTTTTCTTCCGGAGATGGAAATGGATATGGTGGCTCTTGAGGATTTCCTGAACTCACGCCAAACGGCGGGCTTTGCACGCCAAGCGGGTCGAAGTGTGCTTCTGGTACGTCAGAATCGTCCCAGAACAACGGCAGTGGCTCTTGAACACCTCCTGGAAGCACTCGGAACATCCGAATTCCAGGGCTGGCAGCGCCCACGCCGATCGTGTTGAAGTAGAGCGCACCCGTGTAGAGCCCGGCGGTGCATTCGTAGCTTCCCTGAGGTAGACGACCTGACCCACTCGACCATTCAACGCGATTAGCCCCGGGATTGACGACCACACTGAAGTTTCGGAAGTCCCCATCTGCACCTTGACAGCTCATAATGAGTTTTCCTGGTTCATCGACGGTTACCTCGAACGCCGAAGTGTCACCACCCGGCCATACCACGTTCTGCTCACACTCTTGATTTCCGTCATAGACAGCGATCTCGGGAGGCAACGGCGCGTCCACCGGTGGTGGAGGGAACTCAAACGAAAAGAACATCGGAATCGCGCGATTAACGTTGCCGTTGATGTACGGATTGACCAAGTTGGCCGCCTGCAAAACGCCCTCTTCAATGTTCAAGCCAAGGCTCGCAAAGCTCAAACTCTCTCCCAGTGGCCCCGCAATCGGCCGGTCGGAGACGAAGAAATTACCTTCCGAAAAGTCGAGCCCTTCGGCTCGAATCTCCACCAAAGCCCCCGCATGATATACATAGAGTTTCGCAGCCCGCCTTGTTCCACCCGTTCGGTTTCTCAAAAAGAGCGAGGGCGACTGCACCCTTGAAAAAGCTTCAGTAAAATCAGGCTCGTAGACAAACAACTCCCAACTATTTTGATCGGTTTCGAACTGGAAGGTGTGCAAACCAGGGATTGGCGGATACCAAAGCCTTCCCAAACTGGACTCTTGGCCTTCGACAAAGTTTCCGTTCGGATCGTATAGCTGTACGCCAGAATAAGAGGTGAATTCGATCGATTCCTCAACCGAAAATATCTCCGCCTTCAGCGCGCTTTCCATCATCAGTACGGGCCCGGTGCCCGGCTGAATCCCGCCAAAGCTACTTTCGCCATCAGCAAACGAAACGGATGGCAATAAGAGCCCCAACGACACCAAAGTATAAGCAAGTTTCTTCATTCAAAACCTCTACACAACAAAAAATCACTCTAGAGAGCTACCATCCTCGCGACTATCAGAACAAAACGCAAGGACTACGCGCTTCCCCACTAATGCTGGGTCTTTTGCAGACGGTCCAAGGGATAGCCCTTTGCCCGGATACCATCCAAGATCCCCTGATACTTCTCATCGGACATCGTCGGCGTCCGGCTCAGAATCCACAGGTAGTCTCGGCTTGGATGACCCACAACCGCATGGGAATAGTCTTGCGCGAGATCGATTATCCAGTAGTCGCCCCAAAACGGCCGAAAGAAGCTGACTTCTAGTTTTGCGTTCGTCTGAGTATCGACAACCCGAGCGCGCCCGTGCGCTTCGTCAATCTCACCCTGCAAAGACCCCTTTCGGCATCGGTTTAGAACGTCAATCTCACCATCTGCGCGCAATGTGTACGTTGCGGTGGTGGCAAAGCATCCTTCTTGAAACGATTGCGGGTAGCTCGCAAGCTCATACCAAGTCCCAGTGTAGCGCCCCAAGTCTACCGATTCGACTACCTCAAGAGGCGGAAGATCGAGGCGCTCAGTCGTTGTCGGCGCGCAAGCCGCCACGACAAACATCAAGGGAAGAATGACTAAAAGTTCGCGCATTTATGGGTCTCCAGAGTGGACTACATGGTTGTACCACAGGCACCATCGTGCAACACGTCCACTCCGGCAGCGTGAGCTGCACATGCGTTCGAATGCGTTTGATTGTCGCACCCACAAACCGGATCGAAGACGGCCAGACATGCGTCTGGGCGCGGCTCACAGGTTCCCGGCTGGTCAGCCTGACCACACGTGCCCGTTGGCCCGCCATAATCGCACCACTCAGTCAACCCGCAGATCTCTCCGTTGCGCCCTCCGCAGCCTGACGTCGGCCCCTTCGAGCACGCCCCTTCACTACGCACGCTCACCCCTGCTGCCGCTGCCATACACGCGTTTCCGTAGGTCTTAGCGTCGCATCCACACACTGGTGCGTACTCTTTGGAGCACCCTTCGGGAATCTCCTGGCAGGTGCCGGTTTGATCGGCCTCTCCGCAAGCATCTTCAATGGCGATATTACAAAACTGCCCATCTTCGCATGTCACGCCGAGAAGCCCACCGCACGTCACCGGAGCTTCACAAACGCCATCAATGCAAAACTCACCTTCAGGGCATGCGTTGTCTTGGTCAGGGTCACACGTGGTCTGGCACTCGCCATCCACGTAGTTAACCCCAGCCGCCTCGGCAAAGCACGAATTGGAGTATTCGTTTTCATCGCAACCACAGACAGGCATGAACACTTCGGGACAATCAAGTGGTCTGATGACGCACATGCCCTCGCCACTGATGCACACATTCTCCTGGTCGATCTGGCAGAAATAGTCGGAAGGGCAGGCATCGTTCGACTCGCAAGATTCCGGAAGCGCCTCGCACGCACCCTCAGCGGTACAATACGAGTTCGCGCCGCATTCCTCGTGCTCGGTGCAAGGCTCCGCACATTCACCGGTGGAAGCCACACTGATGCTGCTGAGCGCCGCCTGACAAACGTTATCGTAGGTCGATCCGTCGCAACCGCAGACTGGAGCGAATTCATTGGGGCAATCTTGAGGAACCTCGGAACAAACACCTTGCCTTCCTTCGTCTCCACACACGCCATCTTGTGGCCAAGTGCAGTAGAATCCAGCGGGACACGGACTCGACTCGCTACACCTTACATCGATGTCTGAGATGCACTCGCCATCGTCGCAACGCTCGCCATTTCGACAATCGAGGTTGGACTGACACGTGCCATCTCCACAATCCTCATCGGGTTGAGGACAGAACGTGTCACACACGCCGTCGCCATACCATTCCTCAAGCTCGCAGAGGTCCTCGCCGTCTGAATTTGTCCCTCCCTGGGATGCCGCATCTGTCTTTGAAATCCCACCGCCCAAAGTTGGCGAATCGTCCGAACACGCCACTAAACCAAGTATCACCGCCAAAATCCAAAAAGTTCGCATTAAGAGGTCCTCCGCAGAGATTAATAACCAAAATGATATTGTTGCATCCTAGTAAGTAGGCTCGGGCAAGTCACGCATCTTTAGTGCTCCAACTCGTGTCCGCATGCTAGATGAGTCAAATGGAACCGTTCACACTCTTTATCATCATCATGATCTCGTTGCTCGCCGGAGGCGGGATCGAGGGCGCGCGTCAAGGCAGGCGGCGCAAGAAGCATATCTTGATGAAGGATGCGATCCGCACGCGAGGCTTGCGCTCAAGGAGTGCCGAGGCGAGTGTATTTGACGTGTTTTGGGACCTCGGGGCTAGCGAGTTTGCGATTGAGGTCATGGCCGCGCAACGGTTCTTGCCAGACGATCCTCAAAGCGTGGAGATTGCGCTCGACCAGATCCAGGATGCTATAGACACCCACGGCTCGTACGAAACGTTCATCCGAGAAAATCTTGAGGCCATCGAGGAGATGTTTGAAGAGCATCGCCATGCCGGGCACCGCCGCGCGCTCCCTTTGCTCGAGCAGCGTCAGGGTAAGACTCTCGAACTCCCAGCGATCGGCTACGAAGCAGGCACCAAAGCTATTTCGACACAGGAAAGACGTCTGGACATGCCGCTCCTAGACCAAGGCATGAACGTGGAGATTGACATTGACGCAATGCTTCGGGTGGACCCCATCGCCATGGTAAAGAGTGTACTTTTTGGTGACGCGAGAGAGCTCGAGAAGTGGTGGCAAAGGCGCTCACTCCGCGGACTTCGCGACGAGCTCGACAGCCACCTTCGCGACCTCTATGCCGCCTACAAAGGTATGCTCATGCGAGACCCTGCTTCTCTCCGCCACCTCTACGACGTCGCTGACCGGTGGAACTTCGAGGCCCAACGCATTGAAGACCTAAGAAACAGAAAAATCTTTCGGCTTCGCCCTTTCAGAAGTTGCGCGGAGGCCCTTTTGTCTGAAGGTACAGCCGTGGCTCGACAACTCTCGTATCGCGCACGTTCTAACGTCGAACAAACCATCGAAATGATTCACCACCACGCCATGACTGGAAATACTTCGATGGCCGGCTACTTAATTTTCCTCAACCGCCACGCCTTCTTCGCAGGCAGGCTGGAGCACGTTCGCGATCTCATACAACGCATCGAGAACACCACTTACCGGCTCCAGAATCAGATGCGCCAGGACCTTTGACTCACAACCAATCGCCGATCAAGGGCTCGAGCTCACGCCGCTCCTTGAGCCCAAGCAGGCTCAACTCAATGTCTCGACGCAACGTATCATCTAGCTGGAACGCAAAACCATAGCCTTGAGAGTCCCATATCCCTTCTGCCAAAAGCAGCTCACCATCTGAAATGGCCTGGAGATGATGGGCGAGTATGGGACGGTCGTGTGCTACGGCGGAGACCTCGCGACGGTTCGCGGCGTCCAGGGCTTCTTTCACCGAATCGTAGAGCACCAACTCGCCGCCATAGCGTTGTACAAACCTAGCATTCTCGGTTCCCTTCACGGCACCGACTTTTCGCCCCTGAAAATCATTGGGAGTTTCCACCGCAGCTGTCGATATCTGCGACATCGTCAAGACAGTCGCGATACCAGCCGTGAGCGACGACGCGGTAAACATGGCGATAATCATCCATACACTCGCCACAACTCGTCCGCCTTTCGTCATCGGCGCAATATCCCCGTAGCCCACGGTGGTCATGGTAACGATGGCCAGCCACATTCCATTGGCCACACCGGGGACAAATCCATCGTCGAAATGGTCGTTGCGGCGTCTTTCAAAAAGCCAAAGCATGGTTCCGACCATAAAGAGTACGGAGAGGAGAACGCTGACGGCAATCCAAAAGCCCTTACTAAAGAGCTGCCCCAATGCACCCCAAACACCCATAGTTGGGGTGGTGACAATGCCAATACCCGACTGCATATAAGGCTGAGTGAATTCCACACGCTCGGCACGCCCTCGTGTAATCGAAATTGGGCCCACAGCCACCCGAACATCGCCAGACTCCAGCCCCATGATGAGTTCATCCACGCTTGGATACACCACGATCTCCGTGCCAATCTCGAGCCGCGACGCCATCAAACGCCAAAGCTCCACGCTTAGGCCGGTGGTCTCGTTTGCAACGCCTTCGGTCTTCACCACAAAGGGCACAGAACCCGCTACCCCTACCCTCACCGACTTCGGTAGCTTCGGAACTTCCTCTGGGGTTTCTTCCACACGCGACGCGACTTCAGCAGCACTCAACGCCTCTTGAACGCCATCATTTGCGTTTGGTTCTGCATACGCATGCGTGGCCCAGATCACGGTTGAAAACACAATTATGAGTAGTTTTGGAATCATCCTAATATCCGACATCTTCAGGTATTTCGATATCTCGACTCAGTGGAAACAAATTGTCCAAGACATTCGCTCTAACCTCTGGGTCAGTCTCGTAAAGATAGAGGTAGCGCAACATGTGCTCTGCGACCTTTCGCCCATACGCGCGCCCCTCGTTGTACTCGAACTCCTCGATTAGCCACGCAAACTCCACGTCCGGGTTCTTTCTGAACCACTTCGCGATAGGCCCTGGTCCGGTGTTGTACGAGGACGCAGCCGGAACCCAGAGTCCTGAATAGGTGTCGAGGAGCTTTCGCATATAGTGGCCACTAAATCTGAACCCCACTTCGGGTCGGAAGAACGTGGCGATATTGAACACTGTACCGAGGTCTCGCGCCACTTTCCGCGCTGTTTGCGGGATCATTTGTAGGGCGCCCACGGCATCTGTACCCGACACGGCACCGGGCTTGTAGCGACTCTCCTGGCGCATGATCGACCAGATGAATCCAGGCCAAAGCCCGAATTCTTCGGCCACACCTTCTACGATTTGCCGATAGGCCCGCGGATAGGACATGGCGGCACGCAACGTGCCAGACTCCATCATACCCGGATACCCTGTGATCGAGTTCCATGCGGTTGAGTACATCTCATTGTAATCGCCCACGAGAAGCCCCAATGCGTGAATCCACGCATCGCGATCGCCCGCGGGGACCCGCGCCAAAATTCGAGCCTCCAAAGGACCAAACTCGTCGCGCGCCTTATGACGCTCGTTCAGCGCCGAAAGCGTCTTGATGCGCTCCCACTGGCGCTGATCGGCCGCACTTAAGCCAGGGATATTCGCCGAATGTACGTCCACTCGAGGAGAATCATCCGTATTGCCTCCACCTTCCGGCCACCATACCTTGGATGCCCTTGGGTCCTTGCCCTCTATCTTGGCCCGAAGCTGCTCGCCCAACATCCCGTAATAAGTCAGAGGCCACCGTTTTCTGAGACGGTCGAGCCGGTCGATCGCCTTGTCCTTTTGACCGAGCTCATTGTGCGCATAGGCTTGCCAATAGTAGGCCTTTCCTTCAACCAGCGGGTTTCCAAACGGCACCAAGCCATCCCAGGCATCGATGGCTTTCTCCCATTGATTCATCCTCATGAATGCCCACGCCCGAAACCCGTAGATATAGGAAGAACGGCTGGAGCGGCGCCCATACTTGGCAATGTATCGATCGAACCCTTCAATGGCTTTTTCGTTCTCGCGATGGTCGTAATGAAGCCAACCATCGTAATAATCCACGAGCACCATCTCTTTGCCGCGTGGATAGCGCTCGGCATATTCCGCATAAACCTTGCGTGCGTCGTCGTAGCGCTCCTGAACCATATAGGCCCGGGCTAAAAGAAATAGAGAGTCCTCGGCGTATTTGCCGCCCGGTCTTGAGAGTTCCTTGAAGATTTCCTCGGCCTCTTTGGGCTGATCGCGAAGTTTTCGCAAGCCAATCAGCCCCAGGTTCCACAGAGCCTCTTCACGGTGCTTTGTGTCGCGAAACCTCTCGAACTCTTCGCGCGCCGCCTGGTAGTCCCAAGCATTTTCCAGATTGCGCGCCCGTCTAAGGCGTTGCGCCTCGCTCAGCTCATCGGGGGTTGCGCTCAAGCCCTCCCTCTTGGTTGCTATCTCAGCTGGCAGCGTCACCAACATATTCAGAGCAATGCGTTTTGCGCGTTTTTTATCATCCTCAGAAAGCGCGAGGTCATGGTCCAAGCGCTCCAATCTGGCCCAGAGAAACCGACGCTCACTGTAGCGCCCCCGAACCCTAGACTTTCGCTTCTTCAAGGTGCTCACCAGTGCTTTCGCGGCGTCCATCCGGCCTAGAGCCACGAGCAACTCGGCTCGCTCTAACTCACGAATGAAAAGGTCACTTGGATTCTGAATCTCCTTCTCAAGAGCTTCTAAAGCACGCAACGCTTCGTCGAGGTGCCCTGCACGCAGTGCCGAATCATACTGAAGCTCAAGACGGGCATCTTCCGCGTGCGTAATCTTAGGCAATGCAGAAGCCAGTTCCCAAGACCTGGCCGGGTCCTCCTCCACAAGGCGCCGAGCCTCTTTGAAATTCTCGACGACGTTTTCCGGTGGGAGAGCTTGAAGGCCTGAGACGACCAACGAGATCACCAAAAAAGTGACAATGGCGCTCCAGCGCCGAATTTGTTCAACCATGAACTGCCTTTATCTAAGATTTCCGCCACACTCTATGACAAGTAGGTCCATCTTGTCATGGCCCCCAGCTTGTCAATCGTGTCTTGAACCGTTAATTTCCGCCCAACTTAGACCTCGAGTCCCGAATGTTGTCTGAAATCAAGACGGTTTACCTCAATTCGCGCAAAGCCCGCGATATCGCATGGAATATCTGGGTTGCGCGACCGCTTGCTGCGGTGTTGGTGACCATTCTCAGGCGCACGCCATTGACACCCAACCAGGTGACAATCCTTGGGATGTTTGTCTTCTTCGGCATCATTCCTGTTGGCCTCCTCCTTGAAGGAACCCTGGGCTTCCTCGCCCTGGCACTGGTCGTACAACTCGCCTACCTCTTTGATTGTGCTGACGGCCAACTCGCGAGACTCAAGAAGATGACGTCGGACGCTGGTGCCTACTTCGACTTCTTCATCGACGAGATCAAGGCATTGCTTCTGGTTGCGGTGATTGCGGTTCGACTTTGGATGCAATCCTCGGACACCAACTGGCTATTCGTTGGCTTGCTGGGCACCATTATGGTCAGCGTCGCGACGTCCTTGACCGCGTTTGTGCGCCGTCCCGAGTATTCGGGAGTAGAGGTCAAACCAGGTGCATCGGCGGCTCAACCAGCGGCGCCCAAAGGACTGATTCCAAAAGTCTTGTGGATTGTGCAACGAGTTGCTTCTTATATCGTGCACTATCCCTCATGGATCATATGGGTGGCGCTCGTAGGGTTCATCCCTGGGCTCGATGCAGGGATTCTCTTTCTCGCCCTCTTCCTTGGCGTTTACGCGCTCTACATCGCAAGGACTGGCCTCGGTGTCCTGCTCAAACTCGGCTCCCCATCATTCTACAGGTCCAAGGACTAGAGCAACGGCTCGATCAAACGATGCGCCTTTGCTTTCAGCATTTCCGAGAGAGGAATATCACTGCTTGCTAGCGTCGAATTGGCCAAATCAACCTGGTACGATTCCAACAACTCAGCAATGACGGCGTCTTCGCGCACGATCAACAACGACTCGCTGTTATCCACCGCACTTCGGGGGTCGATATTAAATGAGCCGATCACACCCACTTTGCCGTCCACCACCATCGTCTTCGCGTGCATCAATTCTACGCCCTGATATTCGTAGATTTCTACACCGGCTTCGAGGAGCTCGCGATAGTAGTTGAGCGACGCGTAGTACATCCAGATTCCGTCGGTGCTTGTCTTCGAGTTCGTGATGACTTTGACATCTACACCACGCTCTTCAGCCGCCTTCAGATGCTTGCGAAGCCGTCTAGGTGGCACAAAATACGCGTTCGAAATGGTGATGGATTCTTGCGCCGCACGAATCAGGGCCAAGGTGGCGAAGTAGCCAAGAGGCGTCTCTTGAACCATCGGGTCACTGTAGATCGCTCTAGACTTCAAGCTCCCCTCAGCTTCCGCCGGCACGTAGAACCGCATGTCCTCAAGCAGCGACTCACCCTCAAATGATGGGCAATGAAAACCGTACTTGTCGCGTCCAGAACAACCGACGCGATACTCGAGTTCAGAGTTCTTATCCCAGATACCGAGGAACATACGCTGAATTTTCTCGACAGCAGGACCTTCCACCAGCACATCAATATCGCGCCAGCGTTCGTCCACAAGGTACTCAACGCCCACATTTCGCCCACCGATAATGGCCGATTTCCCATCTACGACTAGTAACTTCTCATGAAGCCTGTCGTTCCCCGTGATCGGAAGTAGAGTCCGCAGTAATGCCCACTCTGTCAGGGGATTAAAGGCGAGCACTTGAACGCCGTTTGCTGCCATTTCTTCGATCAATGGGTAGGTTGCGAAGTATTGAGTGGTCGCGTCAACCAATACGCGAACTTCGACACCTCGTTGGGCCGCAGCGATGAAGTCCTGCGCCATCTCCCAGCCGACCTCATCGTCTTGGATGATAAAGGCTGAAAAATGGACCGAGTTCTGGGCCTCTTGCACGAGTTGCCTTCGCAACTCTCGCGTCATCCCGTTGGAATCCAAGAGTTCGGTAGTCCCACCTTCAACTTCTTCAGTCTCGGTA
This Microvenator marinus DNA region includes the following protein-coding sequences:
- a CDS encoding phospholipase D-like domain-containing protein yields the protein MKGWIAFVLFGFLSACGVDDSTEQTPEESVDLCEAAAQHRAECTGNYVTPPICDEASEAAAQNILEVPCEEFSDEFEATGKADGAFCDWFGTGCTPDEPIFGGPRCESNAECSVGFCAEGRCFEGVNSDEFSGVIGLYTETEEVEGGTTELLDSNGMTRELRRQLVQEAQNSVHFSAFIIQDDEVGWEMAQDFIAAAQRGVEVRVLVDATTQYFATYPLIEEMAANGVQVLAFNPLTEWALLRTLLPITGNDRLHEKLLVVDGKSAIIGGRNVGVEYLVDERWRDIDVLVEGPAVEKIQRMFLGIWDKNSELEYRVGCSGRDKYGFHCPSFEGESLLEDMRFYVPAEAEGSLKSRAIYSDPMVQETPLGYFATLALIRAAQESITISNAYFVPPRRLRKHLKAAEERGVDVKVITNSKTSTDGIWMYYASLNYYRELLEAGVEIYEYQGVELMHAKTMVVDGKVGVIGSFNIDPRSAVDNSESLLIVREDAVIAELLESYQVDLANSTLASSDIPLSEMLKAKAHRLIEPLL